Below is a genomic region from Vanessa atalanta chromosome W, ilVanAtal1.2, whole genome shotgun sequence.
CGGCATCGAACTCTGTACCTCAGCGCCGGCAGCATGCGACAAACAATGTGACTAGCGAGGATGacgaaatattattaacgaCCGTACAATTACGTGTACGTGCTATTGACGATACCTACCTGACTTTGCGAGCACTTTTAGACCAAGGGTCGCAAACAACTCTTATAACTGAAAATGCTGCGCAACTCCTAGGACTGCCTCGCCAAAATTTTAATGCCTCTGTTACAGGAGTGGGTATTTCAGCAAAAAGAAGCAAGGTAGGAATACACCTACACTGCATGTCGATCTATAATGACTACAATTTCACCACTGACCTAGTAATGCCAAAACTAGTGAACAGCTTGCCGCATGCTACTTTTGCAGCCAAGAAATATCCACACTTGCAACACATTCAACTCGCTGATCCTGACtacaatatttcaaacaaaattgaCATTTTACTTGACGCAAAAATTTATGCAGAAATCATAATGAGCGGTTTGATCAAGGGAACTAAACAACAGCCCATTGCCCAACAGACGAGATTAGGGTGGATTCTGTCTGGGCCTGTTACTACTTTTAACAGCCACGTTCTTATAAATGGAGTTGAAGACATCGCCAACTACTGGGAGGTGGAGGAAATCGCATCCGAAACCACACCGATGACGCAACAGGAATTATTTTGCGAAGAACTTTATACCAAAACAACTAAGCGCTTGCCTGATGGTCGGTATGAAGTGCGACTACCGATGAAAACTGACTTTGAAGAGCATCTTGGACACTCTAAAGCACGCGCCGTGGCTAAATTTAAACAGCTCCAGAGTCGCCTGATGAAGGATAGCACACTACGTCAGAGCTACGGGCAATTCATACATGAGTACATAGATCTAGGTCACATGCGCAAATGCACTGAACAAAAAGAGCCTATGTGCTACCTATCACATCACGGGGTACAAAAGCTAGACTCGCTTACCACCAAACTTCGTGTCGTCTTTAACGCTTCCTCAAAAACATCTACGGGGAACAGTTTGAATGACCTAATGGAAAGCGGTCCCAAGCTTCAACAAGACATTCAAAGTTTATTGCTCAGATGGCGAACGTACCGCTATGTATACTCAGCAGACTGCGAGAAGATGTACCGCTGTATTCTGGATCCCGAACAATAACACCTGCAAAAAATTCTCTGGCGAGATAATATTCAAGATCGTATCAAAGAATATCAACTGTGCACCGTGACGTACGGTATGAAAGCCGCTCCATATCTAGCTATGCGTACGATGCAACAGCTAGCATTTGACGATAAAACTAAATTTCCGCTTGCTGCTGAAGCCCTGACTCATAATTTTTACGTCGACGATTTGTTAAGCGGCAGCCATTCGATTGACCACGCAAGAGAAGTCCAAAGACAACTTATCGAGATGTTACAGGGCGCTAAAATTAACCTTAGAAAATGGTCGAGTAATTGTCCGCAATTACTTGCACACCTGAAAACCGAACAAATAAATCCGACAACAATAGACTTCAAAAATGCTAGCTCTACAAAGTAGAATTACATGACTTTCTATCTGAAGTTGCCGAGATGGGTGTTACTTGGCACTTAAATACACCCGCATGACCAAGCGCTGGCGGATTGTGGGAAGCGGCGGTAAAAAGTACTAAACACCATCTTAAACGAGTTTTGGGAGAGCAAAAACTATTTGAGGAGTTTACAATGTTACTCAATCAAATAGAAGCATGTCTGAACTCGCGGCCGTTGTGTGCACTGACGGAGAACGAAGACGACAGCTTTTTAACTCCAGGACATTTCTTAGTAGGAGGACCACTTTTATCCCCGCCGCTGACTGACTTTGACGAACGTTGTATCAAGACGAGATGGATCAGCTCACTGAGATAATGCATCGTGACTTTTGGCGAAAATGGTCGTCTGACTATTTACAACACCTACAAATTCGTTCGAAATGGAAGCATCCTCAAGAAAATATGAAGGTTAATGACATTGTTCTCATCAAAGAAGAGAACCTGCCACCGACGAAATGGGCTATGGGTCGAGTGATTGTCGTTCATCCAGGAACAGATGGGCACATCAGAGTCGTGACACTACGTACGAAGAGTGGAGAAATAAAACGACCCATAATCAAGTTAGTTCCACTTCTGGTAAACAATGAACATGACTTCTCAAAAATCACTTTGGAAAATGACGAACCCAAGAAAAATGACACCTCGACACCACGTACATTGCGAAAAAATCGAGGTCTGCCAACTACACTGATGAACTTGGTACTTTTCCTGCTGATGCTTTTATCATCTACGATTGAAGCAAATGTCTACATCAAAAGCTTGAACAATAACACATTGTTCTTTGACAAAATCTCTGACGTAGGAATCATACAGGACAAATGGAAACTTATTGCCTACTACAACATGACAACATATTGGCATAGTATTACCgccgttaaaaaatatatctactcgGTAAACAAAACCTGCAACAACGATCACTCATGTGCACCTGTTGTGACGCAATTCGCTCACGAGCTCGATGAACTTCGACACTATAACGAATTGCTGACGAACCAACATCACATCCTGCAACGAAACAAGAGAGGCTTAATCAACGGGGCCGGTTACCTAGCTAACACCCTGTTTGGGGTCTTGGATGACACATTTGCTCGAAGATAATCGTTTGATCGTAAAAGAGCGAGaagataatttacttaatttaaaaaccaaaCATCATTGATCGAAGCGGAGAATAATATCCTGAAAAGAAACGAACAAATTATGAACACTCAATTTGAGCATATCTACAAAAATCTGCGAGTATGTAGtagtaatttacttggtggtagggctttgtgcgagcccgtctgggtaggtaccacccactcatcagatattctaccgccaaataacagtactctgtattgttgtgttccggttggaagggtgagtgagccagtgtaatcacaggcacaagggacattacatcttaggtcccaaggttggtggcgcataggtgatgtaaggaatggttaatatttcttacggcgcctttgtctatgggcggtggtgacttaccatcaggtggcccatatgctcgtccgccaaccaatgccataaaaaagagtAATATCTACTGAGATGCACCAAGTCGAAAAAGAACGACAAAGCACTCTACGGGCATTCCATTTACTGTCATCTTTAATATCTGTTGATGTGATTATCTTCAACCTTCGGCGTACGCAGGACACTCTGCTTGACATCGTGACCGATATTTATAACGGCCGCCTGAATATACACTTATTAACTCCGGCAGAACTTACGcaacaattaaatgtaatatccgGCCATTTACAGGATGATGTTGTTGTTCCAACTAACAATTTTCGAGATCTCTACGGTCTCTTACAAGTACGAGCTAAAGTGACTAGGAGATTCCTGATAATGGAAATCAAGATTCCCCTGCTAAACAGAAAccaatttgaattaaatgacGTCATCGATATCCCTCAACGAAGAGGAGACAAAGTCATCTATACTTCCACGGAAACAAAATATCTCGCTGTCAACGTGAGAAAGGACACAATAATACCCATGACAGAAAAGGATACAAATATGTGCATACGACAGACACATAAAcaaatgttatgtccattgaACCATCCTGTATACACAATGCAAGTTGAACAATCGCTCTGTAATATGAAACTACAGATTAGCAATGAAAACAAACCATACTGTCGGTCAGAAGCGAAAGTATGCTCCGACAGATGGATTAAATTACACGCTCGTGACACATGGATGTTTTCTTGCTGCACCGAATGCGCCATACGAATCATATGTCCGAATAATGTAACAATGAAACATTTACGTGATAATGGAGTAATCGACCTTGACCCTGGTTGTACTATTAGAGGTGAATCCTTTACAGTTCACGCTCAACATGACTATGTCAATCAGATGTACATTCAACCTACGACTCACATCAATGTACCAGTTATATCTACGCTGAACGAGTTCATGAAGATATCATTGCCTCACAATTTCACCGCTGAGAACCATGAAGAATTGTTTAcatcaataaagaaaaacatagaCGATTTGAAGCGGTCAGACTTGAAGAAATTTGAAACCCATGGCTCTAcacattatattgtaatttatacaattttattcttgATGACGACGTTGCTGCTCACACTCGCATATTTTAATCTGAGGCCAAGATATGAATGGAAACCTAGTGAGGTCAACCCAAACCCTGCCGCTACAAACAATGACATTACATTAGACGAGATAGTGTCGTCGCCCCCGCCGTCTTCTTCGCCGATCCCGAGAATGACAGCCGCAAGTACAGCGACACGAGGCTCTACAACGAGTGTCGACACTGCGACATCACCCACCATCCCGAGGAAAATCCACTTTAATCTTAATACGAGCACTGGGGACTTAAATAACTAACGtgtaactttaattttagataattgcttatttttgtttacttattttttttctttttgtagtTGGAAATATGTACAAGCTAGCGCTGTACACGTGCCTGTAAGTTCTTTGACACTTGACGTCACACAATTCGTATGACCCAGTTACGatcattatgttattacatttttatatgtacttttaGTGTAATAAAGACGCTCCGTAGTATCGGTTAGCTTGACAAACATATAGTTTTCTTTGCTTGACGACAACCCCGATTGCTCTCCGATCTACCTGACATCTGACATGGTGAGAGTTTAGAGGCATTAGTAGATATAGAAAGGTGATTTGGCcaatttttatgaaacattttttgaaattgGACACTAGTATCAGGGAAACCTTTTATAAGACCAAGGTTTGTTATAACAggggtattataaataagagctTTAAAGGAggtggaaaaaagaggattaGAAGGAAAAGTGGTAAGGGGATGAGGGAAGTTGGTATACTTGAGGAAACTATTTAATAGGAATGAGGATTTCGGACTGTCTGGGTTGTAAAGGTGGGATAATTTGTTTAATCGGGCCAATAGAGGATGGGAAGATAGCTGTAACAATTTGATGATAAAGCGGTCACATAAGTATTGCCTCCTTATATGTAGAGGGGTCATTCCGCTGTTTCGTGCAAATTCAAACGTTCcgcggattaaaaaaaaaagtcatattttCTAGGCTTTTTAGGAATTAATCAAGTTTAAATTGCTACTAGATTCATAAAAATTGGGAGGCACTTTTATATTTCGTATTGCTTCTGAGAAAATAATTCCTGAAATTTAAGGTATGGATAGTGATGAAATGGTAAAGGATTGTAATGAAATCACGGCATGGTATGATGATATGGTAAGGAAATACAATATTTGAACTGTAAAATCAGTCATAATAGTAGTGTAGAATCGAAAAAATGCACAATGtagatttattaatcaataacattatttatatttaagtacacattaattttatcagcgtaatcaaaataataaatgttagaaATGATGTTACCTTAACTTTTCGCTGATTCAGATTTGAGGCAAGTAtgaaattatctaatataaaacctttgtaacgtacaaaataacaaaaataacaacttcAACAATCAATACAATACCAATCATAGTATCAAACCAAATAAATCCCTCCTTATGTTTTTATGCAGAATCACAATTTTAtggttaataaaacatttattaaagactcacgaaaaacaaaaattaataataataaaaaaaataaaaaaatatctttatctttataaaataattatgtatcacaacaatctaatataatttataatacttataataatacaaagtcTCCTTAATCTTtggaacttaaataaaattgtgcaaACACGacaccatttaaaaaatatcaaaatcgtcACTATCATctgattcaaataatttattgttttctttttctattttatttgtcttaacAAATGCTTCGAATTATAACTGGTGCTGAGAATTaagtaaatcaatttttttttaaatatttttttttttacttggggCTACATAGAATTTGCGGTTTTCCCAATTTAAAAAGACGTCGGATAAAATTTTGACTTTTGGGGATCTCGCTTTTGTTGACGTTGACAAAGGCGAGAGCTGTAAATCTATTGGGCCTGAGAGAGGTTTCAAGTTCTCTAAAATATcagatttatatagattatttaaaatcatggaCATATCTATGCTTTGTGACTAATCGTTATCGGCTTCATTAGAATTGAATTGATCTACCAGTGCTTCaccataattatcaaaattaagaatGCCTAAATGTTTATTATGCACACAAGGCAGTCTTAACATTCAAAGCAACTAAGACTTCGTAAagctattatttttctttgatcaGCAGTCCACATGACTTGATGAACTTGCAGCGTTCCCTTAAATCTAGGAACATTATGGGGGAACTTCTTTTGTATGATGTCATTCTCTGTTATTATGTCAAAATGtacgttttgtatatttttaattataacagtcGCAAAATCTTTGAATGAACCAACATCTCCACcgaattttacaaaattgtctGCAGTCCGTTTGATAACTGCGCCATCTGGGGCTCCTTTGCCATGGCCAGATTCTTAAAAATTCCACGTCACTTTATTTATAGTTGgaatagtatattttaactttgttatcatataaaaaatatttttatttctgtattggCTAGACGATGAATCAGATAAAAAATGGACAACATTACATGTCACTAGCCCATAAGCCATCTGTAAAATAGGACATAAGTGAGCCCATACGGCTCCAGCGTCATGTGTAAAACAGTCACTCATTGTACAAAAAGATTTTGTTTGAAAGGTATCCTGTCTGTTTTTATAGTAGAGAACTCCTGTATGTAAGGACACTTGTGCACGACTTCCTCCAAAGTGAAAGGATTGTATctcttgattatattttaagctgtaATTCTCACTGAAATCTGTATGAAATAGTATCTCGTtgtcttttaaattttcttttaattgtttaataacttCATACTGTACTGTAATGTTTAGATTGTGTTTGAGGAATGGAACTAACATTGActctaatttataaatgatatcgcGTGGAGaattttcaaactttttttttgtagtaacttttttaattttttgtactcCATTTTTTgctaaatatgattttttatctaCAATCCActgataaaacttaatttttttggtattttgatattcatgataatttaaaactttacttaCGCATATTGTGCACGTACGTTCAAGACATGTTTGCTTTGTATCACAACAGAGACTTTTAATAACGTCTGTTCCAGTAGTTTCAGTGATGATTTCTGAAGATTTTAAAGACTTAATTAGAAGATTTACGTTGGAATGTAGTTTGCACTGACATGTGTCTCTATCGGGATTAGGAAAAACCACCCAAAAGGGTCTATGTTTGCAAAATGTTGAATAGCTTATACTTTGTTctttcaaaaactttttatgcaaattttttaaattatctgtcaGGTACCGCTTCTGTTTCTTCACCCCtcccttttttataaattctttcttCCCCGCAGCAACTATACTATTTACgtcttcaaaaaaataatgaatctgATTTATGAAtgactgttttttttctattttaatgtcCTTATTTCTTCGATCAAATGGCAATTTATGAAGGAGCTTATATTTTCTCAATCTTTCTTCATTTATAATCTGTTCTGCGAAATgtctctttttctttttagaaatcGTTTTGTATCTGTCTTGTACTTGTTGCAATATACTTTCATTAAAAAGCAGTTGTTTTTTTACTACTTCTTTCTGTTTtggttgtatataaattaaaacttcttcaacttttttttcaatagaatcAAATTCCGGTTGAGCTATGTTACTTTGTTTACGCAAAGTATCcttttctctttttaatttactaatttctTCTTTCAGCTTTTTTACCGTCTTCATGTGATTATATCGCATGCGCCTTATTGCATTGTTGAACTTAGGTAGtctaatatttagattatttggATTTGAAGACGGTCCTGGTTCAGCAAAAATCAAGGGATCCGGTCTTGATAGGCCTGGGTTAACAGTGGTCTCCGAGTCACTTTCTGGAGGTgagttttctattattattttttgtatttttttctgttcttcctttttttttaaataggtttgtGTGTTTTTTCTCCACCGTCTTCTTTGTTCTCTTTGTCCTTTAGGAGTCATATCTTTAATACtacaaacatttttcttttcttttctttctagATATCTActtctctctttctctttctgtaTAGAATACAGCTCTgggtcattttttattttcatatatttctcTTTTTTACGTAGCCTGTCTTTTGgcattttttcttttcttgttaattttttacgaGTTTTTGCCATTATATTACTGAAATGGATAGCGTATGGTATAAACACGATAATCGAGAAAATAATTGATACAAATATACGTTCAAAAACTCAAATACTATTCGTAGCTTTCCTTTAcacttatattttcattttcttctaaaaaagttcattacccttcagtaaaaaaatgattatgttcTAAATCGATGagctactaatatttaaaattaatactaatattcatAAGCATATTCGCCTGGAAATGCTTTTTGCACGAAACTACAGAATGACCCAGAGGAGGGTCAACACACTCAACCTGCAGAGCATTAGGAGGGGTGGATTTCATCGCACCCAAGATTATGCGCAAACATTTAAcctgaattttgtttaatttttctgaagCTGATTTATTGAAGGGATC
It encodes:
- the LOC125075634 gene encoding uncharacterized protein LOC125075634, which translates into the protein MPKLVNSLPHATFAAKKYPHLQHIQLADPDYNISNKIDILLDAKIYAEIIMSGLIKGTKQQPIAQQTRLGWILSGPVTTFNSHVLINGVEDIANYWEVEEIASETTPMTQQELFCEELYTKTTKRLPDGRYEVRLPMKTDFEEHLGHSKARAVAKFKQLQSRLMKDSTLRQSYGQFIHEYIDLGHMRKCTEQKEPMCYLSHHGVQKLDSLTTKLRVVFNASSKTSTGNSLNDLMESGPKLQQDIQSLLLRWRTYRYVYSADCEKMYRCILDPEQ